The nucleotide sequence GTGCGTGCCGCGCTGCTGGCCATCGAAGCGGGCGCCGACGGCATCACCGCGCATCTGCGCGAAGACCGCCGTCATATTCGCGACGACGACATGGCGCGGCTGAAAGCCGAAATCTCCAAGCCGCTGAACTTCGAGATGGCCGCAACCGCCGAGATGCTGCAAATCGCGCTCGCGACCAAGCCGCATGCGGTCTGCCTCGTGCCGGAGCGGCGCACTGAGGTCACCACCGAGGGCGGGCTGGATGTCGTTGGGCAACGCGACGCGCTCGGTCCATTTATTGCGCGCCTGGGTGACGCCGGAATCCGCATCTCGCTGTTCATCGCCGCCGATCCGGCCCAGATCGAGATGGCGGCAAAACTGAAATCGCCGGTGATTGAAATTCACGTCGGCGCGTGGTGCGACGCGGTGGTCGAGGGACAAAAGCAAAAGGCCGAGGCTGAATGGCAGCGCATTGTCGCCGGCGCCAAGCTTGCGCAGTCCGCCGGGCTTGAAGTTCATGCCGGACACGGTCTCGATTACGTGACGGCGGAGACCATCTCGGCGCTGCCGCAGATTGTCGAACTCAACATCGGACATTTCATGATGGGCGAGGCGATGTTCGTCGGTCTGGCCCAGACCATTCGCGACATGCGCGCGGCGATGGACCGTGGCCGGAAATCGCTTCGGGGTCATCGCTAGTGTGGCGGTTCGCAAGTTTGCGCTGTCATTGTCGCATGCTTCGACGCGGACTTGCGAACCAAAGCCACACTCGAATCATGTTTTCTAGTGTCCTTTCGAATCCGAAGTTCGCTAAGGAAGGTGCGGCAAAATGAGGCGAACTTCGAATTCAGGACACTAGGCCATGATCATCGGCATCGGGTCGGACATCATCGACATCACACGGATCGAAAAGGTGATCGGGCGTCACGGCGACCGGTTTATCGCTCGCATTTTCACCGAGGCGGAGCGGGCCAAGGCCGAGCGCCGTTCGAAGATGCCCAAGATGGTCTGGGCGACCTACGCCAAGCGATTCGCCGCCAAGGAAGCATGTTCCAAGGCGCTCGGCACCGGCATCCGGCGCGGGGTGTGGTGGCGGGACATGGGGGTGGTCAACATGCCGGGCGGCCGCCCGACCATGAAGCTGACCGGCGGCGCGCTGGCGCGGCTGGAATCCCTGATCCCGCCGGGCCATGAGGCGCGGATTGACCTCACCATTACCGATGACTGGCCGTTGGCCCAGGCGTTCGTCATCATTTCGGCCGTTCCGGCGGCGAAAGCCTGATCGGCGCTAAAACCCGGTTCCGAATGGCCCGAAAATCTAAAATTCACTGAACTGTCAGACAATTAGCAAGTTTTCATGAGCCCGTTGATTGCACCCCCTGCGACAACGGTCTAAAACCCGCGCGGGTGATTTGGGCGGCGTCTTCGCCTCTGGCGGCCACAAAAGGTCTACTACCGAGGCATGAAAAATCAGGATTCGAAAGAGCAGATGAGCGTGACAGCACCGGCCAAATCCGAAGGCGGCGTCGGCGAGACCGTCCGCGTCGTCATTCACGCGCTCATCATCGCGCTGGTGATCCGCACCTTCCTGTTTCAGCCCTTCAACATTCCGTCGGGATCGATGAAGGCGACGCTGCTGGTCGGCGACTACCTGTTCGTCTCGAAATACTCTTACGGCTACAGCCACTATTCGATCCCGCTGTCGCCCCGGCTGTTCAACGGTCGCATTTTCGGCTCCGACCCCGATCGCGGCGACATCGTCGTGTTCCGTCTGCCGAAGGACGACACCACCGACTACATCAAGCGCGTCATTGGGCTGCCCGGCGACCGCGTACAGATGAAGGAGGGGCTGCTCTACATCAATGACAAGCCGGTGCAGCGCGAACGGCTGCCGGATTTCGTCGGCGAGGACCCTTGCGGCTCTGACGCAACGGCGCGGGTCAAGCAGTGGAAGGAAACGCTGCCGAACGGCGTGAGCTACAAGTCGCTCGATTGCGTCGACAACGGCTTCTACGACAACACCAATGTCTACACCGTGCCGCCCGGCCACTTCTTCATGATGGGCGACAACCGCGACAACTCCACCGACAGCCGTGTCCTGTCGGCGGTGGGTTATGTGCCGTCCGAAAATCTGATCGGCCGCGCGCAGATGATCTTCTTCTCCATTGCCGAAGGCGAACAGGCCTGGCAGTTCTGGCGCTGGCCGGTTTCGGTGCGCTGGAATCGCATTTTCTCCATTGTGCGATGAGCGGCGAACCCGCAATCGTCAAAACTCCCGAAACGACTGACGACGCCGCGACCGCTGGTGTCGCAGAGGTCAAGCCTGCCAAGAAGACTCGCCGCCCGAGCGCGAAGGCGGCGGCCAAGGTCGTCGAGCAGCGCATCGGCCATACGTTCGCTGATCCCGCGCTGCTGGCGACGGCGTTCACCCATGTCTCGGCGCTGAAGTCCGCGCGCCGTGCCGACAGCTACCAGCGGCTGGAGTTTCTCGGCGATCACGTGCTGGGGCTGATTGTTTCGGATATGCTCTATCGGGCGTTTCCCAAGGCTGACGAGGGCGAACTGTCGAAGCGTCTCGCCGATCTGGTGCGCCGCGAAGCCTGCGCCGATGTCGCCAAGTCGCTCGGGCTGGACGAGGCCATCAAGCTCGGGTCGGTGGGCGCGGGCGCTGGCGCGCGGTTGCGAAATTCGGTGCTCGGCGACATCTGCGAAGCGGTGATCGGCGCGGTGTTCCTCGACGGCGGTTACGCGGCGGCGTCCCAATTCGTAGAACGCAACTGGACCGAGCGGATGCGCAAGCCGGTGCGTCCGCTGCGTGATCCGAAAACGATCTTGCAGGAATGGGCACAAGGCAAGGGATTGCCGACGCCGGTCTATCGCGAGGTCCAGCGTACCGGGCCGCATCATGATCCGCAGTTTCGCGTGGCGGTCGAGTTGCCGGGACTAACCCCGGCGGAAGGCGTCGGCGGCAGCAAGCGCGCCGCTGAAAAGCTCGCAGCGACGGCGCTGCTGAAGCGGGAAGGCGTAACGGGCGGCAACGATGCCTGACGAACTGCAAGAGAATTCAACCCGCGAGACGCGCTGCGGCTTCGTCGCGCTGATCGGTGCGCCAAACGTCGGCAAATCGACGCTGGTCAATGCGCTGGTCGGCTCGAAGGTCACCATCGTCTCGAAGAAGGTGCAGACCACGCGCGCGCTGATCCGCGGCATCGTGATCGAGGACAACGCACAGATCATTCTGGTCGATACGCCGGGTATCTTCGCGCCCAAGCGGCGGCTCGACCGCGCCATGGTGTCCACCGCGTGGAGCGGGGCGCACGATGCTGACCTCGTCTGCGTGCTGCTCGATGCCCGCGCTGGGATCGACGAGGAAGCCGACGCCATCTTCACGAAGCTCGCGACCGTCAAGCATCCGAAAATACTGGTGCTGAACAAGATCGATCTTGTTCCGCGCGAGAAGCTGCTGACGCTCGCGATGAAAGCCAATGAGCGGCTAACCTTCGATCAGACCTTCATGATTTCCGCGATGTCCGGCGACGGCGTTGACGACCTGCGCCGTGCGCTGGCGAAGGACGTGCCCGCAGGGCCGTTCCATTATCCCGAAGATCAGATGTCGGACGCGCCGCTGCGGCACCTCGCGGCGGAAATCACGCGCGAGAAAATCTACCGCCACCTGCATCAGGAACTGCCGTATCAGTCCACGGTCGAAACCGACTCGTGGACCGATCGCAAGGACAAGTCGGTGCGGATCGAGCAGACGATCTATGTGGAACGCGACAGCCAGCGCAAGATCGTGCTTGGCAAGGGCGGGGCGACGATCAAGGCAATCGGCGCGGATTCGCGCAAGGAGATTGCAGAGATTGTCGGCCAGCCGGTGCATCTCTTTCTGTTCGTGAAGGTCAGGGACGGCTGGGGCGACGATCCGGAGCGTTACCGCGAGATGGGTCTGGAGTTTCCCAAGGAATGATCAACGATCCCGGCGCCAGCGTTCCCACGAACATCTTCTACTTCCAGGTGCTGCTGTATCTGTCGCTGCTCATCGACGTGCTCTCCGCTGCGTTTCTGGATCGCATCCCGGATGACGTCACCGAGTCGACGAAGCTGGCGGTCAATTTCATCGCCGTCATGATGACGCTGGGATTTGTGCAACTCGTCTGGCTCGCCGCGCACCGGCGCAAGAAATGGGCGCGGACGATCCTGCTGGTGGCGCTGATGCTGTCGGTGGCCTCCATCGTCACCACGGTGGGTGAAGCCGGCATGCAGTTCAGCACTTTCGTGGATGTGATCTCGACGGCATTGACGGCTTTCGGCCTGTATTTCTCTTTCACCGGCGATGCCCGGGACTGGTTCCGGCAACCTGTGTGATCGCACTTTCCCGGGCGATGTCGCTGCGAACGTGCGCAGAATCCTGTAAGCTCCGGCCATGGAATGGACCGACGAGGGTATTGTCCTGGGCGTGCGGCGGCATGGCGAATCCAGCGCCATTGTCGAACTGCTGACGCGCAGCCATGGCCGCCATCTCGGGCTGGTGCGCGGTGGTTCCGGCTCGCGAATGCGTCCGCTGCTGCAGCCCGGAAATACCGTGAGTGCGGTCTGGCGCGCCCGTCTCGACGAGCACCTCGGATACTACGCTCTTGAAGGGGTGCGGCTGCGCGCCGCGACGATGTTCGGGTCCTCGCATGCGGTCTACGGCGTGACGCATCTGGGGTCGCTGGTGCGGCTGCTGCCCGAGCGCGATCCGCACGAAGACATTTATGAGATGCTGGAATCCATTCTCGACGATTTCGATGATGTCGCCACGGCGGGTGTACAGCTGGTAAAATTCGAACTCGCGATGCTGACCGAGCTTGGCTTCGGCCTCGATCTGTCGTCCTGCGCGGCGAGCGGAGCGATGAACGACCTGATTTACGTCTCGCCGAAATCGGGTGCCGCCGTTTCGCGGCAGGCGGGCGAGCCGTGGCGCGACCGGCTGCTTCGGTTGCCGCCATTCCTGCGCGAGAGTGACGATGGGACCAACGGCTGGTCCGGGCAGGACATCGAGGACGGCTTTCGGCTGACCGGGCTGTTCCTGCTGCGTAATGTGCTGGAGCCGCGCGGGCAGGGCCATTCGGATGCGCGGGACGGCTTTATCGCAGCGGTGATACGGCCGCGGGCAAGGGCCGTCGCCGAATAGAAAACAGGCCGGACATTGTCCGGCCTGTTCCGTGAATCATTACCGATGATGGTGATGATGAGGGCGGTGGTGCCGGTGATGGTGCCGATGATGGTGATGATGGCGCCGGTGGTAATGCGGGCGTACGTCGCGGCAGGACTTGACCCAGCGGTGGCCGACCCTTCGTGTGGTGCAGACAAGGCGGACTTCTTCGGTCTGCTGCGTGACGCCAGCCAGCGGGGCAGGGAGGCTCATGGCTTCGGCACGGCCGCCGCCCAAAGCTACGGCTCCGGTCAATGCGGCCAGTGCCGCCAGTGCCGCAACAGCGATAGTGAATCGACGCATTCTTTTTCCTTCCTTGAAGCCCTCCGGCACTTCGCCGTCGGGCACTGTACCCGGCCTGGGCCGGTGTTATGAACCGCTGGGCGATCTATAAACGCCCACGGGCAGAACGCAGCAATGTGGCAGAAGAATTGCGAACCGAGAATGACCGCCTAATTCATCTATTGTTCATCGCGCGCAGTGGAGTTAACCCCTTGCCATGGGCAAAAGACTGATTCCACCGGAGCCGATGGAGATTCAGGAGGTCGCACTCCGCGAGGCGCTCGAGGAGCGCTATCTCGCCTATGCGCTCTCGACCATCATGCACCGCGCGCTGCCGGATGCGCGCGACGGCTTGAAGCCGGTTCACCGCCGCATCCTGTACGGTATGCGGTTGCTGCGGCTCGACCCCGGCACGCCGTTCAAGAAATCCGCCAAGATCGTCGGCGACGTGATGGGTTCGTTCCATCCGCACGGCGACCAGTCGATCTACGATGCGCTGGTGCGCCTCGCGCAGGATTTCTCCTCGCGCTATCCGCTGGTGGACGGCCAGGGCAACTTTGGCAATATCGACGGCGATAATCCAGCGGCCTACCGCTATACCGAAGCGCGAATGACGGAAGTCGGGCGGCT is from Afipia massiliensis and encodes:
- a CDS encoding pyridoxine 5'-phosphate synthase, whose amino-acid sequence is MPAIPPLRLGVNVDHVATLRNARGGRAPDPVRAALLAIEAGADGITAHLREDRRHIRDDDMARLKAEISKPLNFEMAATAEMLQIALATKPHAVCLVPERRTEVTTEGGLDVVGQRDALGPFIARLGDAGIRISLFIAADPAQIEMAAKLKSPVIEIHVGAWCDAVVEGQKQKAEAEWQRIVAGAKLAQSAGLEVHAGHGLDYVTAETISALPQIVELNIGHFMMGEAMFVGLAQTIRDMRAAMDRGRKSLRGHR
- the acpS gene encoding holo-ACP synthase, producing the protein MIIGIGSDIIDITRIEKVIGRHGDRFIARIFTEAERAKAERRSKMPKMVWATYAKRFAAKEACSKALGTGIRRGVWWRDMGVVNMPGGRPTMKLTGGALARLESLIPPGHEARIDLTITDDWPLAQAFVIISAVPAAKA
- the era gene encoding GTPase Era, which gives rise to MPDELQENSTRETRCGFVALIGAPNVGKSTLVNALVGSKVTIVSKKVQTTRALIRGIVIEDNAQIILVDTPGIFAPKRRLDRAMVSTAWSGAHDADLVCVLLDARAGIDEEADAIFTKLATVKHPKILVLNKIDLVPREKLLTLAMKANERLTFDQTFMISAMSGDGVDDLRRALAKDVPAGPFHYPEDQMSDAPLRHLAAEITREKIYRHLHQELPYQSTVETDSWTDRKDKSVRIEQTIYVERDSQRKIVLGKGGATIKAIGADSRKEIAEIVGQPVHLFLFVKVRDGWGDDPERYREMGLEFPKE
- the rnc gene encoding ribonuclease III; its protein translation is MSGEPAIVKTPETTDDAATAGVAEVKPAKKTRRPSAKAAAKVVEQRIGHTFADPALLATAFTHVSALKSARRADSYQRLEFLGDHVLGLIVSDMLYRAFPKADEGELSKRLADLVRREACADVAKSLGLDEAIKLGSVGAGAGARLRNSVLGDICEAVIGAVFLDGGYAAASQFVERNWTERMRKPVRPLRDPKTILQEWAQGKGLPTPVYREVQRTGPHHDPQFRVAVELPGLTPAEGVGGSKRAAEKLAATALLKREGVTGGNDA
- the lepB gene encoding signal peptidase I; protein product: MSVTAPAKSEGGVGETVRVVIHALIIALVIRTFLFQPFNIPSGSMKATLLVGDYLFVSKYSYGYSHYSIPLSPRLFNGRIFGSDPDRGDIVVFRLPKDDTTDYIKRVIGLPGDRVQMKEGLLYINDKPVQRERLPDFVGEDPCGSDATARVKQWKETLPNGVSYKSLDCVDNGFYDNTNVYTVPPGHFFMMGDNRDNSTDSRVLSAVGYVPSENLIGRAQMIFFSIAEGEQAWQFWRWPVSVRWNRIFSIVR
- the recO gene encoding DNA repair protein RecO, whose protein sequence is MEWTDEGIVLGVRRHGESSAIVELLTRSHGRHLGLVRGGSGSRMRPLLQPGNTVSAVWRARLDEHLGYYALEGVRLRAATMFGSSHAVYGVTHLGSLVRLLPERDPHEDIYEMLESILDDFDDVATAGVQLVKFELAMLTELGFGLDLSSCAASGAMNDLIYVSPKSGAAVSRQAGEPWRDRLLRLPPFLRESDDGTNGWSGQDIEDGFRLTGLFLLRNVLEPRGQGHSDARDGFIAAVIRPRARAVAE